ATGCGCCGGGCGCCATCCAGCTCACTAAACACATCGTCAAGTAGTAGTATCGGTTTCTCATCGCGCACTTCCTCGACCAACCGCACTTCAACAATCTTCAACCCAAGTAGTAGCGTCCGTATCTCGCCGCGCGACCCAACCTCATCCGCCGGATGATTGTCCAACGTAATGTGCATATCGTCACGGTGAGGGCCGTACCCGGTAAAGCCACGCTGTATATCCAAGTCCTGCGTGGCTTCCAGTTTGCTCAACATCTGTGACTCATACTGATGCCCGCTACAAGCTGTTTTATACTTAACACCCACCGTAATCTTACTGTCTGACAGTTGTCGGTAGATAGTCTGGAGTTCTTGATTAATTCGGTTCACCAGTGCCAGTCGTTCTTTAGCGATTGCACCACCTAGTTCTGCCAGCCTGATATTCCAGGCAAAAATCTGAGTGTTAACATGGCTATCGCCAGACTTTAATAACGCATTACGTTGCGCCAACGTCCGCTTATATTGGCGGCGAAGCTGCCCGAAACCGACCACCATCTGCTCCAACATATCGTCCATAAACTCGCGCCGGCGTTCAGGTGATCCGGTAAGCAGCCGTAAATCATCCGGCTCAAACAATACAACCGGTACGGTTTTATTCAGCGACAAACGCTTGTATGTCTTATCCGCCAAAACAAAACTTTTCTGAACCCGATCGGCACCCTCTATTGTTTCTAATTTAACCGTGCGCGTCCCGTGGCTAGTAAATGCGTCGAGGCGCGACCACGGAGCTTTGTGGCGAACCAACTCACTATCCCGAGCCCTGTATGAACTACCCAGACACGCTACCAATAGCGCCTCCAGCAAATTTGTTTTACCGCTAGCGTTTGGGCCAACCACAATGTTAACCCCAGGCTCAAACTCAAAACTATCGTTATGATATGACCTAAAGTCCTGCAAGTTAAGCGCTTCAATCACGCTTAGTCTCCCGTCGCTTGTCGCTTGTCGCTAGCTTACCAATAAACCCTGTCAGTAATTTTGAGATCTCTATTGAGATACCTGTGAATTGTTTGTACTCATTTTGATGAATTTTATTTGCTGCTAGCGCAATATGAAGCATGGAGCGGACTTCCGCACATGAGCCACGTGCAATTACTAAAAACTGCCTAAGCTCCTTGTCCGAACTCCTGTCAAACCCTTCGGCAATATTGTTAGTGATAGATAAGCAAGCTCTCATAATCTGATCCTTAAACGATAGATCTCTCTCATACTTCAACTCCTTACTAAGCCCTATGTATAGCTCTTCGCCTTTTTGCCAGGCAATCACATCCTCAAAATTCCTTATACGCATAACTATATTGTACTGGAGACTAAAATGACTGGTAACTAGTGACTTAAAAGCTTTAGCTTTTCAGTGGCATAATCACATGCAAATAATCATCAGTGGCAATATCGTAGAGCAGTGATGGCTCGAGCTTATCGTTAAACCCAAACCGCACCGTTTCACCAGATAACACATTAAGTGCATCAAGCAAGTAGCGCGAAT
This portion of the Candidatus Saccharibacteria bacterium genome encodes:
- a CDS encoding DNA replication/repair protein RecF, with translation MIEALNLQDFRSYHNDSFEFEPGVNIVVGPNASGKTNLLEALLVACLGSSYRARDSELVRHKAPWSRLDAFTSHGTRTVKLETIEGADRVQKSFVLADKTYKRLSLNKTVPVVLFEPDDLRLLTGSPERRREFMDDMLEQMVVGFGQLRRQYKRTLAQRNALLKSGDSHVNTQIFAWNIRLAELGGAIAKERLALVNRINQELQTIYRQLSDSKITVGVKYKTACSGHQYESQMLSKLEATQDLDIQRGFTGYGPHRDDMHITLDNHPADEVGSRGEIRTLLLGLKIVEVRLVEEVRDEKPILLLDDVFSELDGARRMALTEFLAGYQTFITTTDADIVVQHFLDQCHVIPTNKTKESVQ
- a CDS encoding four helix bundle protein; protein product: MRIRNFEDVIAWQKGEELYIGLSKELKYERDLSFKDQIMRACLSITNNIAEGFDRSSDKELRQFLVIARGSCAEVRSMLHIALAANKIHQNEYKQFTGISIEISKLLTGFIGKLATSDKRRETKRD